A DNA window from Desulfatiglans sp. contains the following coding sequences:
- a CDS encoding transcriptional activator RfaH, with translation MKEQIAKVNLENQGYKVYFPQIKVIRRHARRVGLTKKAFFPGYLFIHLASNECQWQSISSTRGAIRPVRFGEYYPPVPDWIIVELRSREDESGLIILDETEKYKTGDRVKVSLLENIEQTGVFQALHGNERALILLDFLQEQARTMVPLSALSFC, from the coding sequence ATGAAAGAACAGATTGCGAAAGTTAATTTAGAGAATCAGGGATATAAGGTTTATTTCCCGCAGATCAAGGTGATCCGCAGACATGCAAGGCGTGTTGGTTTAACTAAAAAGGCCTTTTTCCCGGGATATTTATTCATTCATCTGGCGTCCAATGAATGTCAGTGGCAAAGCATTTCAAGTACAAGGGGCGCTATAAGACCCGTTAGATTTGGTGAATATTATCCTCCTGTCCCTGATTGGATTATCGTGGAATTACGGTCACGTGAGGATGAATCGGGCTTAATAATACTTGATGAGACTGAAAAATATAAAACAGGTGACAGAGTCAAGGTATCGTTGCTGGAGAATATAGAACAGACAGGTGTTTTTCAAGCACTTCACGGAAATGAAAGAGCATTGATCCTGCTCGATTTTTTACAGGAGCAGGCAAGAACCATGGTGCCTCTTTCAGCGTTGTCTTTTTGCTGA
- a CDS encoding 4'-phosphopantetheinyl transferase superfamily protein, translated as MLCQTLKENDFLSSPYATWPEVECLWSPPASDIYIRCNEVHVWRIPLDLPISQVNSFEQTLCFDELSKANRYYSCVDRQRYKASRGSLRKILSKYIGSEPSEIQFAYSSSGKPSLSSGLNSESLCFNMSHSNQYALCAITLNRSIGIDVEYLRPAPDMLSIAKRYFASDEYETILSLSPDIREQAFYTLWTLKEAYLKATGEGIRGLGNIEVKFSQIESIVSVIDNKNNLKEDCWTTHRFTPANNYAAGLTVKGKDDLVFKFYNIEQL; from the coding sequence ATGCTTTGCCAGACTCTGAAAGAAAATGATTTTTTATCTTCTCCTTATGCAACATGGCCTGAAGTAGAATGTTTATGGAGTCCTCCCGCTTCAGATATATACATTCGTTGCAATGAGGTTCATGTCTGGCGTATTCCGCTTGACCTGCCAATTAGTCAGGTTAATTCATTTGAGCAAACGCTTTGTTTTGATGAACTGTCAAAGGCCAACAGATACTATTCATGTGTTGACAGACAACGTTACAAGGCAAGCCGCGGGTCATTAAGGAAAATCCTTTCAAAATATATTGGGTCAGAACCTTCGGAAATTCAATTTGCCTATAGCTCTTCAGGTAAACCATCTTTATCTTCAGGGTTAAATAGCGAGAGCCTCTGTTTTAACATGTCCCATTCAAATCAGTATGCACTGTGTGCAATAACGTTAAATCGTTCAATTGGTATTGATGTAGAATATCTGCGTCCTGCGCCTGATATGCTGTCAATTGCTAAACGCTATTTTGCATCAGATGAGTATGAAACAATACTTTCATTATCACCGGATATAAGAGAACAAGCCTTTTATACTCTTTGGACATTAAAAGAGGCATATCTTAAGGCAACAGGTGAAGGTATAAGAGGCCTTGGAAATATTGAGGTTAAATTTTCTCAAATAGAATCCATTGTATCTGTAATAGATAATAAAAATAATTTGAAAGAAGATTGCTGGACAACACACCGGTTTACTCCGGCCAATAATTACGCTGCCGGGCTCACGGTAAAAGGTAAAGATGATTTGGTTTTTAAATTTTATAATATAGAACAATTATGA
- the mscL gene encoding large-conductance mechanosensitive channel protein MscL — MGFIQEFKTFAMRGNVVDMAVGIIIGGAFGKIVSSFVADVIMPPIGVLLGGVDFSDLAITIKQASEGVAAVTLNYGKFIQSVVDFVIIAFAIFMMIKAMNAFKKKQEEAPAAPPAPPAEVVLLTEIRDALVKK; from the coding sequence ATGGGATTTATCCAGGAATTCAAGACTTTTGCAATGCGCGGTAATGTAGTTGACATGGCTGTCGGTATAATCATTGGCGGGGCCTTCGGGAAGATTGTCTCATCATTTGTTGCAGATGTAATTATGCCGCCCATAGGAGTCCTTCTTGGTGGTGTGGATTTTTCAGATCTGGCAATAACCATTAAACAGGCATCCGAGGGTGTTGCGGCTGTTACGCTTAACTATGGCAAGTTCATACAGTCAGTGGTGGATTTTGTGATAATAGCCTTTGCTATTTTTATGATGATAAAGGCAATGAATGCATTCAAGAAAAAACAGGAAGAGGCGCCTGCTGCGCCACCTGCCCCACCCGCAGAGGTGGTGCTTTTAACAGAAATCAGGGATGCACTGGTTAAGAAGTAA
- a CDS encoding DUF3795 domain-containing protein, which yields MNTLIKNITRRDFVIGAAATAVGCACLKLDCLTAHAMESKQDAEQKNEILVAPCGLYCGACPMYIATQSKDKGKLDALVKQFSTGPMKLEKEDILCDGCIGNGRVASFCRDCAMRKCALDKEGVTRCSDCKDEPCEKVTKFNNDGMPHHGEVLSNLSQIKKMGIEKWAKHEKERWSCPKCGLQMAWYDSKCSGCGAPRSDKLFTLRPFPKQP from the coding sequence ATGAATACTCTAATAAAAAACATAACCAGAAGGGATTTTGTTATTGGTGCTGCTGCCACTGCGGTTGGTTGCGCATGCCTTAAACTTGATTGCCTTACAGCGCATGCAATGGAATCCAAACAGGATGCAGAACAAAAAAATGAAATCCTTGTAGCCCCGTGCGGGCTATATTGCGGCGCATGCCCCATGTACATTGCAACCCAGTCAAAAGATAAGGGAAAGCTTGATGCCCTGGTTAAACAGTTTTCAACAGGGCCTATGAAGCTTGAGAAGGAGGATATCCTCTGTGATGGCTGCATAGGAAATGGCAGGGTCGCCTCCTTTTGCCGTGATTGTGCAATGAGAAAATGCGCTTTAGATAAAGAGGGTGTTACCCGCTGCTCAGACTGCAAAGATGAGCCATGTGAAAAAGTAACAAAATTCAACAATGATGGCATGCCTCATCATGGAGAGGTATTATCAAACCTCAGCCAGATCAAGAAAATGGGGATTGAGAAATGGGCAAAACATGAAAAGGAGCGCTGGTCGTGCCCCAAATGCGGTTTACAAATGGCCTGGTATGACAGTAAATGTTCAGGATGCGGCGCACCCAGATCAGATAAGCTCTTCACCCTGCGCCCATTTCCAAAACAACCGTGA
- a CDS encoding MFS transporter — protein sequence MTVSPSRSNAINPWWIAIVCGMASYIDACAIIGSGIALVIYQHSIGITENQIGTLSAALIACIAIGALLGGRLGDRYGRRSVFIATMFMIVVGSAMLTLMTSFSWLFTGTIIVGLGAGADLPVSLASIAETATNENRGKLVGFSQVMWILGFLGALACASLVGDLGYIGGQIMFGQLGILSLITLFLRFGIPESDKWRMAYKGHIEGSKTIQAKKASFFDLMKPPFLKPFIALIIFYSATNLVANTNGQFGTYMWVNVIGQGVEFASRINVASLLISFIWAYWFMRISDTPKRFKYFEIGAIAIVLMCLVLALFGFSILTAIISGLLGGVGLGFSFEAIMKVWTQESFPTLLRTTAQGAIITIARVAAAILAKYTPLMMDSDPKGLFYLLAVLSFIGLMVAWFAFREGGVNEFDIEGQTEQI from the coding sequence ATGACCGTTTCCCCCTCCAGATCAAACGCCATTAACCCCTGGTGGATTGCCATTGTATGCGGAATGGCATCCTATATAGACGCATGCGCAATAATCGGTTCAGGCATTGCACTTGTCATATACCAGCATTCCATCGGCATAACAGAAAATCAGATCGGCACCCTTTCAGCTGCCCTGATCGCCTGCATAGCAATCGGGGCACTGCTTGGAGGAAGGCTTGGAGACAGGTATGGCCGCCGCTCTGTCTTTATTGCCACCATGTTCATGATTGTTGTGGGCTCTGCAATGCTGACACTTATGACATCATTTTCATGGCTTTTTACCGGGACGATTATTGTGGGGCTTGGGGCAGGCGCTGATCTGCCGGTATCCCTCGCATCCATTGCTGAAACTGCCACAAATGAAAACCGTGGAAAACTTGTTGGCTTCAGCCAGGTCATGTGGATTCTAGGGTTTTTGGGTGCGCTTGCCTGCGCCTCTCTGGTCGGCGACTTGGGTTATATCGGTGGTCAGATCATGTTCGGACAGTTGGGTATTCTTTCTCTTATCACCCTGTTTCTTCGCTTTGGAATCCCTGAATCGGATAAGTGGCGCATGGCCTATAAGGGACATATTGAAGGATCAAAAACTATCCAGGCAAAAAAGGCATCCTTCTTCGATCTCATGAAACCGCCATTTCTGAAACCATTCATCGCCTTGATTATCTTTTATTCAGCCACAAACCTTGTAGCCAATACAAACGGCCAGTTTGGCACCTATATGTGGGTTAATGTTATAGGGCAGGGGGTGGAATTTGCCTCAAGAATCAATGTTGCAAGCCTTCTTATCAGTTTTATATGGGCCTACTGGTTTATGCGCATATCAGATACACCCAAACGATTTAAATATTTTGAGATAGGCGCAATTGCAATTGTACTCATGTGCCTTGTGCTTGCACTCTTTGGGTTTTCCATATTAACCGCCATTATAAGCGGGCTGCTGGGTGGTGTGGGCCTTGGTTTCTCATTTGAGGCCATCATGAAGGTCTGGACTCAGGAGTCTTTCCCTACACTTTTACGCACAACGGCCCAGGGCGCCATCATTACAATCGCCAGGGTTGCCGCAGCAATTTTGGCCAAATACACCCCGCTGATGATGGATTCAGACCCGAAAGGCCTCTTCTATCTCCTGGCAGTGCTCAGCTTTATCGGGCTGATGGTTGCATGGTTTGCATTCAGGGAGGGTGGAGTAAATGAGTTTGATATTGAGGGGCAGACAGAGCAAATTTAA
- a CDS encoding FAD-dependent oxidoreductase codes for MINLTIDKRPVQVSKGSTILEAAESIGIRIPTLCYLKEISPLTSCMICVVKVEGKKNLVPSCATIAEEGMIVTNDDPEIAAARKSALELLLSDHAGDCMGPCEVACPAGMDIPEMLRHMAAGRYKDAIATIKADIALPAVTGYICPAPCEKVCRRGQVDEAISIRLVKRCAAELDLAENVPYKPAVMADVNKKVAIVGSGPAGLSAAYHLQRNGVSCTVFDEREMPGGMLRYEVPEEMLPGRVLDAEIEQIRRLGVEFRQGVRIGRDLTLDELKSSFDAVFVGIGNILHNDIEWLNIKPVQGGLKVNRDTLETEIPGIFAGGDIRKGLKLAVRSLADGRKAAEGILQFLKGEAVTGSKRPFNCRMGKVDQEELARFTDSTGTNNPHDIKPLDEMDKGQASHESLFCLHCDCRKKMECRLRTFADEFGAKDGRYTGKRRPFEIINGHNNIIYEPGKCISCGICVKITEMHGERLGLAFIGRGFDVKVAVPFDKSLTEGISKTAREAVMACPTGALAFKSV; via the coding sequence ATGATAAACTTAACCATAGATAAAAGACCAGTTCAAGTATCCAAAGGCTCAACAATCCTTGAGGCTGCCGAATCTATTGGCATCAGGATACCAACACTATGCTATTTAAAGGAGATATCACCCCTTACAAGCTGCATGATCTGTGTGGTAAAAGTGGAGGGTAAAAAAAACCTTGTCCCCTCATGTGCAACAATTGCTGAAGAGGGGATGATTGTCACAAACGATGACCCTGAAATAGCGGCAGCACGAAAAAGCGCACTTGAACTGCTTTTAAGCGACCATGCGGGTGACTGCATGGGGCCATGCGAGGTGGCATGTCCGGCGGGGATGGATATCCCTGAAATGCTCCGTCACATGGCAGCAGGGCGTTATAAAGATGCTATTGCGACAATAAAGGCGGATATTGCCCTTCCCGCAGTCACAGGCTATATTTGTCCTGCCCCGTGCGAGAAGGTCTGCCGCAGGGGACAGGTTGATGAAGCTATATCCATACGGCTTGTAAAACGTTGCGCGGCTGAACTGGACCTGGCAGAAAATGTGCCGTATAAACCTGCGGTAATGGCTGATGTGAATAAAAAGGTGGCAATAGTAGGCAGTGGCCCTGCTGGCTTAAGTGCAGCATATCATCTTCAGAGAAATGGTGTCTCCTGCACGGTTTTTGATGAACGTGAAATGCCGGGCGGGATGCTGCGCTATGAGGTGCCTGAAGAGATGCTGCCGGGGAGAGTCCTTGATGCAGAGATAGAGCAGATCAGGAGACTGGGTGTTGAATTCAGACAGGGGGTTCGTATAGGAAGGGATCTTACGCTTGATGAACTTAAAAGTTCCTTTGATGCGGTTTTTGTGGGTATTGGAAATATTCTTCATAATGACATTGAATGGCTTAATATTAAACCTGTCCAGGGTGGGCTTAAGGTCAACAGGGATACACTTGAAACTGAAATACCAGGTATTTTTGCAGGCGGAGATATCCGCAAAGGTTTAAAACTCGCTGTGCGCTCTTTGGCTGATGGCAGAAAGGCGGCAGAGGGCATTCTGCAATTTCTCAAAGGAGAGGCTGTTACTGGAAGCAAGAGGCCGTTTAACTGCAGGATGGGAAAGGTTGATCAGGAAGAACTTGCACGCTTTACAGATTCCACAGGCACAAACAATCCCCATGATATTAAGCCCCTTGATGAAATGGATAAAGGGCAGGCATCTCATGAATCCCTTTTCTGCCTGCACTGTGACTGCCGCAAAAAGATGGAGTGCAGGCTGCGCACATTTGCTGATGAATTTGGGGCAAAGGATGGGAGGTACACCGGGAAACGACGCCCCTTTGAAATTATAAACGGGCATAATAATATAATCTATGAACCTGGTAAATGCATAAGCTGCGGCATATGCGTGAAGATCACAGAAATGCATGGTGAAAGACTTGGCCTTGCCTTTATCGGGAGGGGCTTTGATGTGAAGGTGGCTGTCCCATTTGATAAATCGCTAACGGAAGGCATCTCAAAGACAGCGAGGGAAGCGGTAATGGCATGCCCGACAGGGGCACTGGCCTTTAAGTCTGTTTAA